From one Triticum urartu cultivar G1812 chromosome 3, Tu2.1, whole genome shotgun sequence genomic stretch:
- the LOC125543055 gene encoding uncharacterized protein LOC125543055, whose amino-acid sequence MSASMCRKRASSFSEERSHAEASSSPLSKRARFLADGGSPKPRGVVDSDLVAVIRARFPSVRLEFIEKALEECENNLDSAMKYLLPLHLEPTEYNVDPVYQSPNEMSTEVQVPNEGIVECNEVPAPIGSVPGAENLQSGITQWVEILMNEMASASNSDDAKVRASRVLEAYDKSTSSCIHTEAMQKYQKEILLYKEQFEAVIKENTILKKAVAIQHERQKEHEERNQELQQLKQLVMQYREQIRNLEINNYALSMHLRQSQQGNSIPGHFHRDIL is encoded by the exons ATGTCCGCGTCCATGTGCCGGAAGCGGGCGTCCTCCTTCTCCGAGGAACGCTCCCACGCGGAGGCGTCGTCCTCGCCGCTCTCCAAGCGCGCACGCTTCCTCGCGGACGGCGGCAGCCCCAAGCCGCGGGGCGTCGTCGACTCCGACCTGGTGGCCGTGATCCGCGCGCGGTTCCCTTCCGTGAGGCTTGAG TTCATTGAAAAGGCTCTGGAAGAATGTGAAAACAATTTGGATTCAGCGATGAAGTATTTACTTCCTCTACACTTAGAACCCACAGAATATAATGTGGATCCCGTGTATCAATCTCCCAATGAAATGTCTACTGAGGTTCAAGTGCCCAATGAAG GTATTGTAGAATGTAATGAAGTTCCAGCACCCATAGGAAGTGTTCCCGGTGCAGAGAACCTTCAATCAGGTATCACCCAATGGGTTGAGATTCTTATGAATGAGATGGCAAGTGCCTCTAATTCAGATGATGCAAAGGTTCGTGCGTCAAGAGTACTGGAGGCTTATGACAAGTCCACGTCCTCTTGTATCCATACAGAAGCAATGCAGAAATATCAGAAG GAAATTTTGTTGTACAAGGAACAATTTGAAGCCGTCATTAAAGAAAATACTATTCTTAAGAAAGCCGTGGCAATTCAACATGAACGCCAAAAGGAGCATGAAGAGAGAAACCAGGAGCTTCAACAACTAAAGCAGTTGGTTATGCAGTACCGGGAACAAATTAGGAATCTTGAG ATAAACAACTACGCCTTGTCCATGCACCTCAGACAATCTCAGCAGGGTAACTCGATTCCAGGGCACTTTCATCGGGACATTTTGTGA